In Mesorhizobium sp. 113-3-3, a genomic segment contains:
- a CDS encoding polysaccharide deacetylase family protein, producing MTFFRFVLAAMLMSAWPAHAADRTIYLTFDDGPLNGTSNILDVLEAEQVPATLFMVGMHAEASASNKALVRRAKAMPLVTIGNHSFSHAYNHYRHFYGDTEGVVADMLKANAVLGLKPAVHARLPGRDVFRLPSMSKDDNSLGPAQAGREDPDYEFVAASGFYLYGWDHEWVHKDNGEPVQSVDHLVSEIDHLFGYGHFAKPGRLILLMHDEMFQDGFDGKTRLTDLIAALKLRHYAFGTIPNYDN from the coding sequence ATGACATTCTTTCGGTTTGTCCTGGCGGCCATGCTGATGTCCGCGTGGCCGGCCCACGCGGCGGATCGCACCATCTATCTCACCTTCGACGATGGCCCGCTGAACGGCACCAGCAACATCCTCGACGTGCTGGAGGCGGAGCAGGTTCCGGCGACGCTGTTCATGGTCGGCATGCATGCCGAGGCCAGTGCGTCCAACAAGGCGCTGGTGCGGCGCGCCAAGGCCATGCCGCTGGTGACGATCGGCAACCACAGCTTCAGCCACGCCTATAATCACTACCGGCACTTTTACGGTGACACGGAAGGTGTGGTTGCCGACATGCTCAAGGCGAATGCCGTGCTGGGCCTGAAGCCCGCGGTGCATGCGCGGCTGCCGGGGCGCGATGTGTTCCGGCTGCCTTCAATGTCGAAGGACGACAATTCGCTCGGACCCGCGCAAGCCGGACGCGAGGACCCCGATTACGAATTCGTCGCCGCTTCCGGCTTCTATCTCTATGGCTGGGATCACGAATGGGTGCACAAGGACAACGGCGAGCCGGTACAAAGCGTCGATCATCTGGTCAGCGAGATCGATCATTTGTTCGGCTATGGCCACTTCGCCAAACCGGGCAGGCTGATCCTCCTGATGCATGACGAGATGTTTCAGGACGGGTTCGACGGCAAGACGAGACTCACCGACCTGATCGCGGCCCTGAAGCTGCGCCATTACGCCTTTGGAACGATCCCGAACTACGATAACTGA
- a CDS encoding MarR family winged helix-turn-helix transcriptional regulator: protein MTPFERPPVGMNLGRTAKLVAQAFDAALVEAGGTLPVWLTLLSVKSSELANQRELAGMIGIQGATLTHHLNAMEAQGLLTRRRDPVNRRVHLVELTEAGEALFEKLRQAALAFDKRLRTGLPDERLAEFAQVLAALRDNVES from the coding sequence ATGACGCCTTTTGAACGCCCGCCGGTCGGCATGAATCTCGGCCGCACCGCCAAGCTCGTTGCGCAGGCCTTCGACGCTGCTTTGGTCGAAGCGGGCGGGACCTTGCCGGTCTGGCTCACGCTGCTGTCGGTCAAGTCGAGCGAACTCGCCAATCAGCGCGAACTCGCCGGCATGATCGGTATCCAGGGCGCGACGCTGACCCATCACCTCAATGCGATGGAAGCGCAGGGCCTGCTGACGCGCCGCCGCGATCCCGTCAACCGAAGGGTTCATCTGGTCGAATTGACGGAAGCGGGAGAAGCGCTGTTCGAAAAATTACGGCAAGCCGCGCTTGCCTTCGACAAGCGGCTTCGCACGGGGCTGCCCGACGAGCGCCTGGCGGAGTTTGCGCAGGTGCTGGCGGCGTTGCGGGACAATGTCGAAAGCTAG
- a CDS encoding oxidoreductase, producing the protein MTSNDPLLQPYQLKHLTLKNRVMSTSHEPAYSEDGMPKQRYRLYHAEKARGGMALTMTAGSAIVSRDSPAAFGNLHVYDDRIVPWLAELAEACHEHDCKVMIQITHLGRRTGWNKADWLPVLSASPVREPAHRAFPKIIEDWDIERIVADYASAAQRCQAAGLDGIEFEAYGHLMDGFWSPATNHRDDEYGGSLDNRLRFTNMVLDAVRAAVGEKFVVGIRMVADEDFEKGLSKEEGVEIARRLAGSGKVDFLNIIRGSIESDAALTKVIPVTGMRSSPHLDFAGEVRAATKFPTFHAARISDVATARHAIATGKLDMVGMTRAHIADPHIIRKVMEGREHEIRPCVGATYCLDRIYEGGEALCVHNAATGREAEIPHIIVKTEGPKRKVVVVGAGAGGLEAARVAAERGHQVTVLEASSQAGGQVRLATQNPRRKELIGIIDWRLAELDRLGVEIRYDTWAEKDDVLALAPDVVVIATGGLPQNPPLTAGDNLVTSSWDIMAGSVKPAENVLLFDDNGGHQGMGAAELIANSGARLELVSPERFFAPEMGGMNHVPYMRAFQEKGVTITINTRLRSVRREGNQLVAELASDFADGWRGERRVDQVVVEHGTAPLDDLYLSLKPLSKNHGAIDYERLVGGGDIFPARNPAAGFVLLRIGDAVASRNIHAAIYDGIRFGLRI; encoded by the coding sequence ATGACCAGCAACGACCCGCTTCTCCAGCCCTACCAGCTCAAACATCTGACGCTGAAGAACCGGGTGATGTCGACCAGCCACGAGCCGGCCTACTCGGAGGACGGCATGCCGAAGCAGCGCTACCGGCTCTACCATGCCGAGAAGGCCAGGGGTGGCATGGCGCTGACCATGACCGCCGGCTCAGCCATCGTTTCGCGCGACAGTCCCGCGGCCTTCGGCAATCTGCATGTCTATGACGACCGCATCGTGCCGTGGCTGGCTGAACTCGCTGAGGCCTGCCACGAGCACGATTGCAAGGTGATGATCCAGATCACCCATCTTGGCCGCCGAACCGGCTGGAACAAGGCCGACTGGCTGCCGGTGCTGTCGGCCTCGCCGGTGCGCGAGCCGGCGCACCGCGCGTTCCCGAAGATCATCGAGGACTGGGACATCGAACGCATCGTCGCCGACTATGCGTCGGCGGCCCAGCGCTGTCAGGCCGCCGGCCTCGACGGCATCGAGTTCGAGGCTTACGGCCATTTGATGGATGGTTTCTGGTCGCCGGCCACCAATCATCGCGACGACGAGTATGGCGGCTCGCTCGACAATCGCCTGCGCTTCACCAACATGGTGCTCGATGCCGTGCGCGCGGCGGTCGGCGAAAAGTTCGTCGTCGGCATCCGCATGGTCGCCGACGAGGACTTCGAGAAAGGCCTGTCGAAGGAGGAGGGCGTCGAGATCGCCAGGCGGCTGGCTGGCTCCGGCAAGGTTGACTTCCTCAACATCATCCGCGGTTCGATCGAGAGCGACGCGGCATTGACCAAGGTCATTCCGGTGACCGGCATGCGGTCTTCGCCGCATCTCGATTTCGCCGGCGAGGTGAGGGCGGCGACGAAGTTCCCGACCTTTCATGCGGCGCGCATCTCCGATGTCGCCACCGCGCGCCATGCGATCGCCACCGGCAAGCTCGACATGGTCGGCATGACGCGCGCGCATATCGCCGATCCGCACATCATCAGGAAGGTGATGGAAGGCCGCGAACACGAGATCCGTCCCTGTGTCGGCGCCACCTATTGTCTCGACCGCATCTATGAAGGTGGTGAGGCGCTCTGCGTCCACAATGCGGCGACCGGCCGTGAGGCCGAGATTCCGCACATCATCGTCAAGACCGAAGGGCCGAAGCGGAAGGTCGTTGTCGTCGGCGCCGGCGCCGGCGGACTGGAGGCGGCGCGCGTCGCGGCCGAGCGCGGCCATCAGGTGACCGTCCTGGAGGCATCCTCGCAAGCGGGTGGCCAGGTGCGTCTGGCAACGCAGAATCCGCGCCGCAAGGAGCTGATCGGCATCATCGACTGGCGGCTGGCCGAACTCGACCGGCTCGGCGTCGAGATCCGCTACGACACCTGGGCGGAAAAGGACGATGTTCTGGCGCTGGCGCCCGATGTGGTGGTCATCGCCACCGGTGGCCTGCCGCAGAATCCGCCGCTGACGGCCGGCGACAATCTCGTCACGTCGAGCTGGGACATCATGGCCGGCAGCGTCAAGCCTGCCGAGAACGTGCTGCTCTTTGACGACAATGGCGGCCATCAAGGCATGGGGGCGGCCGAACTGATCGCCAACAGCGGTGCGAGGCTGGAACTGGTTTCGCCGGAACGGTTCTTCGCACCCGAAATGGGCGGCATGAACCACGTGCCCTATATGCGCGCCTTCCAGGAAAAGGGCGTCACCATCACCATCAACACGCGCCTGCGCTCGGTGCGGCGCGAAGGCAATCAACTGGTCGCCGAACTCGCCTCGGACTTTGCCGACGGCTGGCGTGGGGAACGCCGGGTCGACCAGGTGGTGGTCGAGCATGGCACGGCGCCGCTCGATGATCTCTATCTCAGCCTGAAGCCGCTTTCGAAGAACCACGGCGCGATCGACTACGAACGCCTGGTCGGCGGTGGCGACATTTTCCCGGCACGCAACCCCGCAGCGGGCTTCGTGCTGTTGCGTATCGGCGATGCGGTCGCCTCGCGCAACATTCACGCCGCCATCTATGACGGGATCAGGTTCGGCTTGCGGATCTGA